The following are encoded together in the Streptomyces sp. NBC_01465 genome:
- a CDS encoding FAD-binding dehydrogenase, with protein MAYDADVIVIGAGLAGLVATAELVDAGKKVILLDQEPEQSIGGQAHWSFGGLFFVDSPEQRRFRIKDSRALAMQDWLGTAGFDRDEDHWPRKWAEAYVNFASGEKRAWLHAQGMRFFPVVGWAERGGYDATGHGNSVPRFHITWGTGPGVVAPFERRVREGVARGLVEFRFRHRVTGLSRTDGAVDTVTGEILEASDAERGTASTREVTGEFELRAQAVIVTSGGIGGNHDLVRANWPERLGTPPEFMLSGVPAHVDGLMLGITEAAGAHHINRDRMWHYTEGIQNWNPIWAKHGIRILPGPSSLWFDARGKRLPVPLFPGFDTLGTLEHIQRSGHDYTWFVLDQKIIGKEFALSGSEQNPDLTGKSIRDVIGRARADVPAPVKAFMDNGADFVVEKDLASLVRGMNALTKEPLIDEAELRREIEARDREIRNPFTKDLQVMSIRGARNYLGDKLIRTASPHRILDPKAGPLIAVKLHILTRKSLGGLETDLSSRVLTETGEPLPGVYAAGEAAGFGGGGVHGYRSLEGTFLGGCIFSGRTAGRAAAKAVG; from the coding sequence ATGGCGTACGACGCTGATGTCATCGTGATCGGGGCCGGGCTCGCGGGCCTGGTGGCGACCGCCGAGCTGGTCGATGCGGGGAAGAAGGTCATCCTTCTCGACCAGGAGCCCGAACAGTCGATCGGCGGACAGGCGCACTGGTCGTTCGGAGGCCTGTTCTTCGTCGACTCGCCCGAGCAGCGCCGCTTCCGCATCAAGGACAGCCGTGCGCTGGCCATGCAGGACTGGCTCGGCACGGCCGGCTTCGACCGCGACGAGGACCACTGGCCGCGGAAGTGGGCCGAGGCGTACGTGAACTTCGCCTCGGGCGAGAAGCGGGCCTGGCTGCACGCCCAGGGCATGCGGTTCTTCCCGGTGGTCGGCTGGGCGGAGCGCGGCGGGTACGACGCCACGGGCCACGGCAACTCCGTACCGCGCTTCCACATCACCTGGGGCACGGGCCCCGGGGTCGTCGCGCCCTTCGAGCGGCGGGTGCGCGAGGGTGTGGCGCGCGGTCTGGTGGAGTTCCGGTTCCGGCACCGGGTGACGGGTCTCTCCCGTACGGACGGGGCGGTCGACACGGTCACCGGCGAGATCCTGGAGGCGAGCGACGCCGAGCGCGGCACGGCGAGCACGCGCGAGGTCACCGGGGAGTTCGAGCTGCGGGCCCAGGCGGTGATCGTCACCTCCGGCGGGATCGGCGGCAACCACGACCTCGTACGCGCCAACTGGCCCGAACGCCTCGGCACTCCGCCGGAGTTCATGCTCTCCGGGGTGCCCGCGCACGTGGACGGCCTGATGCTCGGCATCACGGAGGCGGCGGGCGCGCACCACATCAACCGCGACCGCATGTGGCACTACACCGAGGGCATCCAGAACTGGAACCCGATCTGGGCCAAGCACGGCATCCGGATCCTGCCGGGCCCGTCCTCGCTCTGGTTCGACGCACGCGGCAAGCGCCTTCCGGTGCCGCTCTTCCCCGGCTTCGACACGCTCGGCACGCTGGAACACATCCAGCGGTCGGGCCACGACTACACCTGGTTCGTACTGGACCAGAAGATCATCGGCAAGGAGTTCGCGCTCTCGGGCTCCGAGCAGAACCCCGACCTGACGGGCAAGTCGATCCGTGACGTCATCGGCAGGGCGCGCGCGGACGTACCCGCTCCGGTGAAGGCGTTCATGGACAACGGCGCGGACTTCGTGGTCGAGAAGGACCTGGCGTCGCTGGTCCGCGGGATGAACGCGCTGACGAAGGAGCCGCTGATCGACGAGGCGGAGCTGCGGCGCGAGATCGAGGCGCGCGACCGGGAGATCAGGAACCCCTTCACCAAGGACCTCCAGGTGATGTCGATCCGCGGGGCCCGCAACTACCTGGGCGACAAGCTGATCCGCACCGCGTCGCCGCACCGCATCCTGGACCCCAAGGCGGGCCCGCTGATCGCGGTGAAGCTGCACATCCTGACGCGCAAGTCCCTGGGCGGCCTGGAGACGGACCTCTCCTCACGGGTCCTCACGGAGACCGGCGAACCGCTGCCGGGCGTCTACGCGGCGGGCGAGGCGGCGGGCTTCGGCGGGGGAGGGGTGCACGGCTACCGGTCCCTGGAGGGAACGTTCCTGGGAGGCTGCATCTTCTCGGGGCGTACGGCGGGCAGGGCGGCGGCGAAGGCGGTCGGTTAG
- a CDS encoding DMT family transporter, whose amino-acid sequence MSVLVLALAVSAACCLGFGFVLQQNAAARAPLGDFLSWRLLLDLVRVPRWLAGIGLMVCGMVLGALALGWGEVSLVEPLLATNLLFAMTLSRWQTGQPLGRQGWGGLALLAGGVTAFIVAGQPRGSVAVAGPMRHWLIIGVVAGVALLLTVYAKRSRLSAGPALLALAAGLLYGLQDALTRISGQRLSQGGLFDLVTTWQPYGVVVLGVTGLVLVQSAFETAPLRMSLPALTAAQPLAGIVCGVGFLGDRLRTDTGALAWEAAGLAAIVAGIVALGLHPAMPAGAVEKQREKIAA is encoded by the coding sequence GTGTCGGTCCTGGTCCTCGCACTCGCCGTGAGCGCGGCCTGTTGCCTCGGCTTCGGCTTCGTACTGCAGCAGAACGCCGCGGCGCGCGCACCGCTCGGCGACTTCCTGTCGTGGCGACTGCTCCTCGATCTCGTCCGTGTGCCGCGCTGGCTCGCCGGGATCGGTCTGATGGTCTGCGGCATGGTGCTCGGTGCGCTGGCGCTCGGCTGGGGCGAGGTGTCGCTGGTGGAGCCGCTGCTGGCCACCAATCTGCTCTTCGCGATGACGCTGAGCCGCTGGCAGACCGGGCAGCCGCTGGGCCGCCAGGGCTGGGGCGGGCTCGCGCTGCTCGCGGGCGGGGTGACGGCGTTCATCGTGGCGGGGCAGCCGCGCGGCAGCGTCGCGGTGGCCGGCCCGATGCGGCACTGGCTGATCATCGGGGTGGTGGCGGGCGTCGCGCTGCTGCTGACCGTGTACGCGAAGAGATCGCGGCTCAGCGCAGGGCCCGCGCTGCTCGCCCTCGCCGCGGGTCTGCTGTACGGACTGCAGGACGCGCTGACCCGGATCAGCGGGCAGCGGCTCTCGCAGGGCGGGCTCTTCGACCTGGTGACGACGTGGCAGCCGTACGGAGTGGTGGTGCTCGGGGTGACCGGCCTGGTGCTGGTCCAGAGCGCGTTCGAGACGGCGCCCCTGCGGATGTCCCTGCCCGCCCTGACGGCGGCGCAGCCCCTGGCGGGCATCGTCTGCGGCGTCGGCTTCCTCGGCGACCGGCTGCGCACCGACACGGGCGCGCTGGCCTGGGAGGCGGCGGGTCTGGCGGCGATCGTGGCCGGGATCGTGGCCCTGGGTCTGCATCCGGCGATGCCCGCGGGCGCGGTGGAGAAGCAGCGCGAGAAGATCGCGGCATGA
- a CDS encoding NUDIX domain-containing protein, whose amino-acid sequence MNPVNPAEELLDVVDASDRVTGQLARGEVYANKLLHRCVFILARDAEGRIFVHRRTPVKLVFPSLYDMFVGGVVGAGESYDAAALREAEEELGVQGLPQPQPLFKFLYEGDDGQGWWSWVYEVRCELPVRPQVEEVAWHAFLTEEELEQRLKEWEWVPDGRAAWGRLLSEA is encoded by the coding sequence ATGAACCCTGTGAACCCCGCTGAGGAACTTCTCGACGTCGTCGACGCATCCGACCGGGTGACCGGACAGCTGGCACGCGGCGAGGTCTACGCGAACAAGCTGCTCCACCGGTGCGTGTTCATCCTGGCGCGCGACGCCGAGGGCCGGATCTTCGTCCACCGGCGCACCCCGGTGAAGCTGGTCTTCCCCTCCCTGTACGACATGTTCGTGGGCGGCGTCGTCGGCGCGGGCGAGTCCTACGACGCGGCCGCGCTGCGCGAGGCGGAGGAGGAGCTGGGCGTGCAGGGCCTCCCGCAGCCCCAGCCGCTCTTCAAGTTCCTGTACGAGGGCGACGACGGCCAGGGCTGGTGGTCCTGGGTGTACGAGGTCCGCTGCGAACTGCCGGTGCGGCCGCAGGTCGAGGAGGTCGCCTGGCACGCGTTCCTCACCGAGGAGGAGCTGGAGCAGCGCCTCAAGGAGTGGGAGTGGGTGCCGGACGGGCGGGCCGCGTGGGGGCGGCTACTGTCGGAGGCGTGA
- a CDS encoding YidH family protein gives MIDFVQSLRLWFAPQRIRDEGDTPDYRFSLANERTFLAWIRTALALVGGGFAVDQFLPDLRWAVRVGLSLALLGAGALCAVRAVNHWVRCERAMRRGEDLPVTTFPTLLSLTVAFVAVAMVVVVVLGLAGT, from the coding sequence GTGATCGACTTCGTACAGAGCCTGCGTCTCTGGTTCGCGCCGCAGCGGATCAGGGACGAGGGCGACACCCCGGACTACCGGTTCTCGCTCGCCAACGAGCGCACCTTCCTCGCCTGGATCCGGACCGCCCTGGCCCTGGTCGGCGGGGGTTTCGCCGTGGACCAGTTCCTGCCCGACCTGCGCTGGGCCGTCCGCGTGGGGCTGTCCCTGGCGCTGCTCGGCGCGGGTGCGCTGTGTGCGGTGCGCGCGGTCAATCACTGGGTGCGGTGCGAGCGCGCCATGCGGCGCGGCGAGGATCTGCCCGTGACCACCTTCCCGACCCTGCTCAGCCTGACGGTCGCGTTCGTCGCCGTGGCGATGGTCGTGGTCGTCGTGCTCGGCCTGGCCGGCACATGA
- a CDS encoding DUF202 domain-containing protein — MSERDPGLQPERTRLAWRRTTLSFTVAAVLAGRQALHGGSDAGVVAAALGLLLWVAFLRVAHRRMVDVGESPRPAVMSPRAALTAAACTVALAVIGVAALH; from the coding sequence ATGAGCGAGCGGGACCCCGGCCTCCAGCCGGAGCGGACCCGGCTCGCCTGGCGGCGTACGACGCTGAGCTTCACCGTGGCGGCGGTCCTCGCGGGCCGGCAGGCCCTGCACGGGGGCTCGGACGCCGGTGTCGTGGCGGCCGCGCTGGGTCTGCTGCTGTGGGTGGCGTTCCTGCGGGTCGCGCACCGGCGGATGGTCGACGTCGGGGAGTCGCCCCGGCCTGCGGTGATGTCGCCGCGCGCCGCGCTCACCGCCGCCGCGTGCACGGTCGCGCTGGCCGTGATCGGCGTGGCAGCGCTCCATTGA
- a CDS encoding NADP-dependent oxidoreductase — protein MKAISYSNYGGPDVLEYGERPDPKVGPDQVLVKVRAASVNPVDWKCREGYLDGILDAVFPVIPGWDVSGVVVQPGASVTEFAVGDEVMGYVREDFLSRGTFAEYVAAPVRTLARKPLRLSFEEAAGLPLAGLTAYQVLRALEIGPGDTVLVNAAAGGVGSLAVQLAKNVGARVIGTAGEHNHDHVRSLGAEPVTYGEGLADRIRALAPDGVDAAFDTIGGETLKVSADVLGPGGRLASVADGEVTSLGGRYVFVRPDATDLHTLGVLADEGVVTVHVDRTFPLEQAAEAHRLNAEGRTRGKIVVTVDWETP, from the coding sequence ATGAAGGCGATCAGCTACAGCAACTACGGCGGGCCCGACGTCCTGGAGTACGGCGAGCGTCCCGACCCCAAGGTCGGTCCCGACCAGGTCCTGGTGAAGGTGCGCGCCGCCTCCGTCAACCCGGTCGACTGGAAGTGCCGCGAGGGCTACCTCGACGGGATCCTCGACGCGGTCTTCCCCGTGATCCCGGGCTGGGACGTCTCCGGCGTGGTCGTCCAGCCCGGGGCCTCGGTCACCGAGTTCGCCGTCGGCGACGAGGTCATGGGGTACGTCCGCGAGGACTTCCTCTCCCGGGGCACCTTCGCCGAGTACGTCGCCGCACCCGTCCGCACCCTGGCCCGCAAACCGCTGCGCCTCAGCTTCGAGGAGGCGGCGGGGCTGCCGCTGGCCGGGCTCACCGCGTACCAGGTGCTGCGCGCCCTGGAGATCGGCCCCGGGGACACGGTCCTGGTGAACGCGGCGGCGGGCGGAGTGGGCTCCCTCGCCGTACAGCTGGCGAAGAACGTCGGCGCCCGGGTCATCGGCACGGCCGGCGAGCACAACCACGACCATGTGCGCTCGCTGGGCGCGGAGCCGGTCACGTACGGGGAAGGACTCGCGGACCGGATCCGCGCCCTGGCACCCGACGGCGTCGACGCGGCCTTCGACACGATCGGCGGCGAGACCCTGAAGGTCTCCGCCGACGTCCTGGGCCCCGGCGGCCGGCTGGCGTCCGTCGCGGACGGCGAGGTGACGAGCCTCGGCGGCCGCTATGTGTTCGTACGGCCCGACGCGACGGATCTGCACACGCTCGGCGTGCTCGCCGACGAGGGCGTGGTCACGGTGCACGTGGACCGCACGTTCCCGCTGGAGCAGGCGGCCGAGGCGCACCGGCTGAACGCGGAGGGCCGCACCCGCGGCAAGATCGTCGTCACCGTCGACTGGGAGACGCCCTGA
- a CDS encoding NADPH-dependent F420 reductase — protein sequence MRIGILGTGNMADALATHWVRAGHDVLIGGRSPDRTAATAARTGARPGTLAEAAAFGDATLLAVPHEAVPDILLTAGELRGRTLIDCTNAIGPALTLTAPAAARALADATGAHVVKAFNHCSDDIWRRPPPGLAVPLCGDDEGALATVRTLVRDLGCEPLDIGGLERAELLEATTALLIGLWKSGKDPRTMLPPAPVA from the coding sequence ATGCGCATCGGAATCCTTGGCACAGGAAACATGGCGGACGCCCTCGCGACCCACTGGGTGAGGGCCGGACACGACGTACTGATCGGCGGCCGCTCGCCGGACCGCACGGCGGCGACCGCGGCGAGAACGGGCGCACGCCCCGGCACACTCGCCGAGGCGGCCGCCTTCGGCGACGCCACCCTCCTGGCGGTCCCCCACGAAGCAGTCCCGGACATCCTGCTCACCGCCGGCGAACTGCGCGGACGGACCCTGATCGACTGCACCAACGCGATCGGCCCCGCCCTCACCCTGACCGCCCCGGCCGCGGCCCGCGCCCTCGCCGACGCGACGGGCGCGCACGTGGTCAAGGCCTTCAACCACTGCTCCGACGACATCTGGCGCCGGCCGCCGCCCGGCCTCGCGGTCCCGCTCTGCGGCGACGACGAAGGGGCGCTGGCGACGGTCCGCACGCTCGTACGCGACCTCGGCTGCGAACCCCTGGACATCGGCGGCCTGGAGCGCGCCGAGCTCCTCGAGGCCACGACCGCGCTCCTGATAGGCCTGTGGAAGAGCGGCAAGGACCCCCGCACCATGCTGCCGCCCGCCCCGGTTGCATAA
- a CDS encoding winged helix-turn-helix transcriptional regulator has product MANTWNAVVLYALSGGGRRPRELRAEIGGISSKVLTETLRRLEGYALVERRVFAESPPRVEYTLTALGRTLLEPIEALGRWSAEHGDAFAAAQGWDED; this is encoded by the coding sequence ATGGCCAACACCTGGAACGCGGTGGTCCTGTACGCCCTGTCCGGGGGCGGGCGCCGGCCGCGCGAGCTGCGGGCCGAGATCGGCGGGATCAGCAGCAAGGTACTGACCGAGACGCTCCGCAGGCTGGAGGGGTACGCCCTCGTGGAGCGGCGGGTGTTCGCCGAGTCGCCGCCCCGTGTCGAGTACACGCTGACCGCGCTCGGGCGGACCCTGCTGGAGCCGATCGAGGCGCTCGGCCGCTGGTCGGCGGAGCACGGGGACGCCTTCGCCGCCGCGCAGGGTTGGGACGAGGACTGA
- a CDS encoding MBL fold metallo-hydrolase has protein sequence MTATAPYTVALAPHVHAYVQPDGGWCLNNAGIVSDGVSTLLVDTTATLRRAEALREAVTAVGAPLPRTVVNTHHHGDHTYGNSLFAPHATVVGHDSCRSEVLAAGRQLHLVWPQTDFGDISITAPTLTYSERLTVHLGETEVRLIHPGVAHTVGDTVVHLPGQGIVFTGDLVFRGGTPFLPMGSLSGSLRALELLRSLDAQTVVPGHGPVTDPSAYDDTERYLLYVAELAGATHAKGLTPLEAAREADLGEFRALRESERLVANLHRAYAELDGLPEGSPLDPVAVFGDMAAMNGGVPVACHA, from the coding sequence ATGACCGCCACGGCTCCGTACACCGTCGCACTCGCACCGCATGTCCACGCCTATGTCCAGCCGGACGGCGGCTGGTGTCTCAACAATGCCGGGATCGTCAGCGACGGGGTGTCGACGCTCCTCGTCGACACCACCGCCACGCTGCGGCGGGCCGAGGCCCTGCGCGAGGCGGTGACCGCGGTCGGGGCGCCGCTCCCGCGGACGGTCGTCAATACGCACCACCACGGGGACCACACCTACGGCAACAGCCTCTTCGCCCCGCACGCGACGGTCGTCGGCCACGACTCCTGCCGCAGCGAAGTGCTGGCCGCCGGGCGCCAGCTCCATCTGGTGTGGCCGCAGACGGACTTCGGCGACATCAGCATCACGGCGCCCACGCTCACCTACAGCGAGCGCCTCACCGTCCATCTCGGGGAGACCGAGGTGCGGCTGATCCACCCCGGTGTGGCGCACACGGTCGGCGACACCGTGGTCCACCTCCCCGGGCAGGGCATCGTCTTCACCGGCGACCTGGTCTTCCGGGGCGGCACGCCCTTCCTGCCGATGGGTTCGCTCAGCGGGTCGCTGCGGGCGCTGGAGCTGCTGCGGTCGCTGGACGCGCAGACCGTGGTGCCGGGGCACGGCCCGGTCACCGATCCCTCCGCGTACGACGACACCGAGCGCTATCTGCTGTACGTCGCCGAACTGGCCGGGGCCACCCACGCCAAGGGCCTCACCCCCCTGGAGGCCGCGCGCGAGGCGGACCTCGGCGAGTTTCGTGCGCTGCGCGAGAGCGAGCGCCTGGTGGCCAATCTGCACCGCGCCTACGCGGAGCTGGACGGCCTGCCCGAGGGGTCCCCGCTGGATCCGGTGGCCGTTTTCGGGGACATGGCGGCGATGAACGGCGGGGTTCCCGTGGCCTGTCACGCATAG
- a CDS encoding phosphotransferase family protein → MSAVHPPGIDPEALRGHLDRARPGLVSGPLSARLIEGGRSNLTYVVTDGTGRWVVRRPPLGHVLATAHDMKREYRVISALHPTAVPVPEPVLLCEDETVIGSPFYVMEFVEGTPYRTAPQLAPLGAERTRAAVLGLVDTLVDLHAVDPEAVGLADFGRPEGFLDRQLRRWGKQLDASRNRELAGIDELHAALGRALPDSPAPTVVHGDYRLDNVLLGDDDRIKAVLDWEMSTLGDPLTDLGLLVMYSSDLGIPDAPVSTTSGAAGHPSPAELVARYAERSGRDTSAIAWYTAFAWFKLAVILEGIHYRYTLGQTVGAGFDQIGGLVPVFIEHGLTTLQEG, encoded by the coding sequence ATGAGCGCAGTCCACCCCCCAGGCATCGACCCGGAGGCACTCCGCGGCCATCTCGACCGCGCGCGCCCCGGTCTGGTGAGCGGACCGCTCAGCGCCCGGCTGATCGAGGGCGGCCGCTCGAACCTGACCTATGTCGTCACGGACGGCACCGGCCGGTGGGTCGTGCGCAGGCCGCCGCTCGGGCACGTACTGGCGACCGCTCATGACATGAAGCGCGAGTACCGGGTGATCAGCGCGCTCCACCCGACCGCCGTGCCGGTCCCCGAGCCGGTGCTGCTCTGCGAGGACGAGACGGTGATCGGATCGCCGTTCTACGTCATGGAGTTCGTCGAGGGAACGCCGTACCGCACGGCGCCCCAGCTCGCCCCGCTCGGTGCCGAGCGCACCCGCGCGGCGGTCCTCGGACTGGTCGACACGCTCGTCGATCTGCACGCCGTGGACCCCGAGGCGGTCGGGCTCGCCGACTTCGGCCGGCCCGAGGGCTTCCTCGACCGTCAACTGCGGCGCTGGGGCAAGCAGTTGGACGCCTCGCGCAACCGTGAACTCGCCGGCATCGACGAGCTGCACGCCGCACTCGGCCGTGCACTGCCCGACTCCCCCGCGCCGACCGTCGTCCACGGCGACTACCGCCTGGACAACGTGCTCCTCGGTGACGACGACCGCATCAAGGCCGTCCTCGACTGGGAGATGTCGACGCTGGGCGACCCGCTCACCGACCTCGGCCTGCTGGTGATGTACAGCTCCGACCTCGGCATCCCCGACGCTCCCGTCTCGACGACGAGCGGCGCCGCCGGCCACCCCTCCCCCGCCGAGCTCGTCGCGCGGTACGCGGAGCGCTCCGGCCGGGACACCTCCGCGATCGCCTGGTACACGGCCTTCGCCTGGTTCAAGCTCGCCGTGATCCTCGAGGGCATCCACTACCGCTACACCCTCGGCCAGACCGTCGGCGCCGGCTTCGACCAGATCGGCGGGCTCGTGCCCGTCTTCATCGAGCACGGACTCACCACCCTCCAGGAAGGCTGA
- a CDS encoding acyl-CoA dehydrogenase family protein: protein MDFAYDARTEELRTRLLAFMDEHVYPAEAVAHEQRALLDSPWDTPAVVEELKEEARRQGLWNLFLPDAEYGAGLTNLQYAPLAEITGRSPQLGPTALNCAAPDTGNMELLFQFASEQQKKQWLEPLLAGEIRSAFAMTEPEVASSDATNIETRIERDGDEYVVTGRKWYISGAMNPDCKIFIVMGKTDPDGSDVRRQQSMILVPRDTPGVEVRRAMTVYGYEDHYHGGHAEVVFDGARVPAANLVGEEGGGFAIAQARLGPGRIHHCMRLIGMAERAIELMCRRAVSREAFGKPLASQGVVQNWIADARVTVEQLRLLVLKTAWLMDTVGNRGAHTEIQAIKIATPRAVVDIIDNAVQLHGAGGVSQDFPLAELWAGARTLKLADGPDEVHQRSLARRELKRYV, encoded by the coding sequence ATGGACTTCGCATACGACGCCAGGACCGAAGAGCTCCGCACCAGGCTGCTGGCCTTCATGGACGAGCACGTCTACCCGGCGGAAGCCGTCGCGCACGAGCAGCGCGCGCTGCTCGACTCACCGTGGGACACCCCGGCGGTGGTCGAGGAGCTCAAGGAGGAGGCGCGCCGGCAGGGGCTCTGGAATCTTTTCCTTCCGGATGCCGAGTACGGTGCCGGGCTGACCAACCTCCAGTACGCCCCGCTGGCCGAAATCACCGGCCGCTCCCCGCAGTTGGGCCCGACCGCGCTGAACTGCGCCGCCCCCGACACCGGGAACATGGAGCTTCTCTTCCAGTTCGCGAGCGAGCAGCAGAAGAAGCAGTGGCTGGAGCCGCTGCTCGCCGGGGAGATCCGCTCCGCGTTCGCGATGACCGAGCCGGAGGTCGCCTCGTCGGACGCGACGAACATCGAGACGCGGATCGAGCGGGACGGCGACGAGTACGTCGTGACGGGCCGGAAGTGGTACATCTCCGGGGCGATGAACCCCGACTGCAAGATCTTCATCGTGATGGGCAAGACGGACCCGGACGGCTCCGACGTGCGGCGGCAGCAGTCGATGATCCTGGTCCCGCGCGACACACCGGGGGTCGAGGTCCGGCGGGCGATGACCGTCTACGGGTACGAGGACCACTACCACGGCGGTCACGCGGAGGTCGTCTTCGACGGGGCGCGGGTGCCGGCGGCGAACCTGGTGGGCGAGGAGGGCGGCGGGTTCGCCATCGCGCAGGCGCGGCTGGGTCCGGGCCGGATCCACCACTGCATGCGGCTGATCGGGATGGCCGAGCGGGCCATCGAGCTGATGTGCCGGCGAGCGGTGTCCCGCGAGGCGTTCGGCAAGCCGCTGGCTTCGCAGGGCGTCGTACAGAACTGGATCGCGGACGCGCGGGTCACGGTGGAGCAGCTGCGGCTGCTGGTGCTGAAGACGGCGTGGCTGATGGACACGGTGGGGAACCGGGGGGCGCACACCGAGATCCAGGCCATCAAGATCGCTACGCCTCGGGCGGTCGTCGACATCATCGACAACGCGGTGCAGTTGCACGGGGCGGGCGGGGTCAGCCAGGACTTCCCGCTGGCGGAGCTCTGGGCGGGGGCGCGGACGCTGAAGCTTGCGGACGGGCCCGATGAGGTGCACCAGCGGTCGCTGGCGCGGCGGGAACTGAAGCGGTACGTGTAG
- a CDS encoding TetR/AcrR family transcriptional regulator, translating into MAARTTDGNGTPVPQRLLAAATRLFAEQGYDRTSVQEIVEAAGVTKGALYHYFGSKEDLLHEVYARVLRLQQERLDAFADADAPVEKRLRDAAADVVVTTIENLDDASIFFRSMHHLSPEKNKQVRGERRRYHERFRALIEEGQKEGVFSTATPADLVVDYHFGSIHHLSTWYRPGGPLTHVEVADHLADLLLRALRP; encoded by the coding sequence ATGGCAGCCAGGACGACCGACGGGAACGGTACCCCCGTCCCCCAGAGGCTGCTGGCTGCCGCCACCCGCCTCTTCGCCGAGCAGGGCTACGACCGCACCTCGGTCCAGGAGATCGTGGAGGCGGCCGGGGTCACCAAGGGCGCGCTCTACCACTACTTCGGCTCCAAGGAAGACCTCCTCCACGAGGTCTACGCCCGGGTGCTGCGCCTCCAGCAGGAACGCCTGGACGCCTTCGCGGACGCGGACGCGCCGGTGGAGAAGAGGCTGCGGGACGCGGCGGCGGACGTGGTCGTGACGACCATCGAGAACCTCGACGACGCGTCGATCTTCTTCCGCTCGATGCACCATCTGAGCCCGGAGAAGAACAAGCAGGTACGGGGGGAGCGCCGCCGCTACCACGAGCGCTTCCGCGCGCTGATCGAGGAGGGCCAGAAGGAGGGCGTCTTCTCGACGGCGACACCGGCGGACCTGGTGGTCGACTACCACTTCGGCTCGATCCACCACTTGTCGACGTGGTACCGCCCGGGTGGCCCGCTCACGCACGTGGAGGTGGCGGACCACCTGGCGGACCTCCTGCTGAGGGCGCTGCGGCCGTAA